The following are from one region of the Acidimicrobiales bacterium genome:
- a CDS encoding integrase core domain-containing protein encodes SQYTSREFRALLEAHGALQSLSRPRQCWDNAVAESFFATLKEELVHRTTFPTRAAARRAIFEFIEVFYNRCRLHSTLNYRTPAEYEEERRHPGKAQAA; translated from the coding sequence AGCCAATACACCTCGCGGGAGTTCCGCGCGCTCCTGGAAGCCCACGGCGCCCTCCAGTCCCTGTCCCGCCCCCGGCAGTGCTGGGACAATGCGGTGGCGGAGAGCTTCTTCGCGACGCTCAAGGAGGAGCTCGTGCACCGCACCACGTTCCCCACGCGGGCAGCCGCACGCCGGGCCATCTTCGAGTTCATCGAGGTCTTCTACAACCGCTGCCGGCTGCACTCGACGCTCAACTACCGCACCCCAGCCGAGTACGAGGAGGAGCGCAGGCACCCAGGCAAGGCTCAGGCGGCATAG